The following proteins are co-located in the Billgrantia tianxiuensis genome:
- a CDS encoding ABC transporter ATP-binding protein: MNLRKLLAPVDTLRAILPLLWVSSRKWTLLSTLFMAMEACLGLATLYLLKQLVDVVTQLLGDAASAGSFTPVLWYVALTGITTLAFIAARALSNLAKEIQSLLVADHIDQEIHARAVTADLAFYESPRYFDTLERAREAGSHRPVQVVSNLMMLVRNCIMLTAIAALILSLNWLLVPVLAIAIVPALLVRLHFTRHLYDWQHRRTQMERRAGYLDWLMTSDHHAKELRLYQLGDHLRGCYGRLRSQIRQERLNITQRRTRVEVAVGAIATIAFFSALAYLAWQTAEGRNSVGDLVLFLLIFQRAQSMGQELVHQLSNLYEDHLYMGLLIEFLAIRPVIADPASPVPLPDPMREGIRFHDVSFHYPGCTTPVLRHIDLSIAPGQIVALVGTNGSGKTSLIKLLCRLYDPTTGEITLDGVDIRDYGLEAYRRLFSVIFQDYSHYAESARENIRFGDIQAPCDTPAVQTAALKADADGFIQELSAGYDTPLTRMFDDGQEISIGQWQKVALARAFMQQSSVIILDEPTSALDPGAEFKLFESFRERIDHRAALIISHRLSTVRMADHIYVMEQGVIHESGTHDELIKRGGIYCRLFNQQAHHYREVDA, encoded by the coding sequence GTGAACCTCAGGAAGCTGCTGGCTCCCGTCGATACCCTGAGAGCCATTCTTCCCCTGCTGTGGGTAAGCAGCCGGAAGTGGACGCTGCTGAGCACGCTGTTCATGGCAATGGAAGCGTGCCTGGGCCTCGCCACTCTCTACTTGCTGAAGCAGTTGGTCGACGTGGTCACCCAACTTCTTGGCGACGCTGCCTCGGCGGGCAGCTTCACCCCCGTATTGTGGTATGTCGCCCTGACCGGCATCACGACGCTTGCCTTCATAGCGGCACGCGCCTTGTCGAATCTCGCCAAGGAGATACAGTCGTTGCTGGTGGCTGACCATATTGACCAGGAGATACATGCCAGGGCGGTAACGGCCGATCTCGCGTTCTATGAAAGCCCGCGCTACTTCGACACTCTCGAACGCGCCCGGGAGGCGGGCAGCCATCGGCCGGTCCAGGTGGTGAGCAACCTCATGATGCTCGTCCGCAACTGCATCATGCTGACGGCCATTGCGGCGTTGATTCTTTCGCTCAATTGGTTGCTGGTACCGGTCCTGGCGATCGCCATCGTTCCGGCACTGCTGGTGAGGCTGCATTTCACCAGGCATCTTTACGACTGGCAGCATCGGCGTACGCAGATGGAGCGTCGCGCCGGCTATCTCGATTGGCTGATGACCTCTGACCACCATGCCAAGGAGCTGCGCCTCTACCAGTTGGGCGATCATCTAAGAGGCTGCTACGGCAGGCTACGCAGCCAGATCCGGCAGGAACGCCTGAACATCACCCAGCGACGCACACGAGTCGAAGTGGCTGTGGGTGCCATCGCCACCATCGCCTTCTTCAGTGCCCTGGCCTACCTCGCCTGGCAAACGGCAGAGGGTCGCAACAGTGTCGGCGACCTGGTTCTGTTCCTGCTGATATTTCAGCGCGCCCAATCCATGGGGCAGGAGTTGGTCCATCAATTGTCCAATCTCTACGAAGACCACCTTTACATGGGGTTGCTGATCGAGTTCCTGGCCATTCGCCCGGTCATCGCCGACCCGGCTTCCCCCGTTCCCCTGCCCGACCCGATGCGCGAGGGAATCCGGTTTCACGACGTCAGCTTTCACTACCCCGGATGCACCACTCCCGTTCTACGTCATATCGATCTCAGCATCGCCCCGGGGCAGATCGTGGCGCTAGTAGGCACCAATGGATCCGGCAAGACGTCATTGATCAAGCTGCTCTGCCGTCTCTACGACCCAACGACAGGCGAGATTACCTTGGATGGCGTGGACATACGCGACTACGGGCTTGAAGCCTACCGTCGTCTGTTCAGCGTTATCTTCCAGGATTATTCTCACTACGCCGAATCGGCACGGGAGAACATTCGCTTTGGCGATATCCAGGCGCCTTGCGACACCCCCGCCGTGCAAACGGCGGCACTCAAGGCCGATGCCGATGGCTTCATACAGGAGCTGTCCGCCGGCTACGATACTCCCCTGACCCGCATGTTCGATGACGGCCAGGAGATCAGTATCGGACAGTGGCAGAAGGTCGCCCTGGCGCGGGCCTTCATGCAGCAGTCCAGCGTGATCATTCTCGACGAGCCTACCAGCGCCCTGGATCCGGGTGCCGAGTTCAAGTTGTTCGAGAGTTTTCGAGAACGGATCGATCACCGAGCCGCCCTCATCATCAGCCACCGGCTTTCCACCGTAAGAATGGCTGACCATATCTACGTCATGGAACAAGGTGTGATCCACGAGAGTGGGACCCATGACGAGCTGATCAAGCGAGGAGGCATCTACTGCCGTTTGTTCAACCAACAGGCCCACCACTATCGCGAAGTGGACGCCTGA
- a CDS encoding PqqD family peptide modification chaperone, translated as MKMTTVVKRHPSLLASQVNDDLVLFNAERGMYYGTQAVGGRIWSLIQDEMSVSGICNQLLAEFTVERETCERDVLQFLEQLETEGLVVAC; from the coding sequence ATGACCACGGTGGTGAAGCGGCATCCGTCGTTGCTCGCTTCTCAGGTAAATGACGATCTGGTCCTGTTCAATGCCGAACGGGGCATGTACTACGGTACTCAGGCAGTAGGAGGACGTATCTGGAGCCTGATTCAGGACGAGATGAGCGTCTCTGGAATTTGCAACCAGCTCCTGGCCGAGTTCACAGTCGAGCGCGAAACCTGTGAGCGCGACGTATTGCAGTTCCTGGAGCAGCTCGAGACGGAAGGGCTGGTGGTGGCCTGCTGA